One window from the genome of Cricetulus griseus strain 17A/GY chromosome 2, alternate assembly CriGri-PICRH-1.0, whole genome shotgun sequence encodes:
- the Slc9a3 gene encoding sodium/hydrogen exchanger 3 isoform X2: MWHRALGPGWKPLLALALALTSLQGARAFEEEPSPDGSFQVVTFKWHHVQDPYIIALWILVASLAKIVFHLSHKVTSVVPESALLIVLGLVLGGIVWAADHIASFTLTPTLFFFYLLPPIVLDAGYFMPNRLFFGNLGTILLYAVIGTIWNAATTGLSLYGVFLSGLMGELKIGLLDFLLFGSLIAAVDPVAVLAVFEEVHVNEVLFIIVFGESLLNDAVTVVLYNVFESFVTLGGDKVTGVDCVKGIVSFFVVSLGGTLVGVIFAFLLSLVTRFTKHVRIIEPGFVFVISYLSYLTSEMLSLSAILAITFCGICCQKYVKANISEQSATTVRYTMKMLASGAETIIFMFLGISAVDPLIWTWNTAFVLLTLVFISVYRAIGVVLQTWILNRYRMVQLETIDQVVMSYGGLRGAVAYALVVLLDEKKVKEKNLFVSTTLIVVFFTVIFQGLTIKPLVQWLKVKRSEQREPKLNEKLHGRAFDHILSAIEDISGQIGHNYLRDKWSNFDRKFLSKVLMRRSAQKSRDRILNVFHELNLKDAISYVAEGERRGSLAFIRSPSTDNMVNVDFSTPRPSTVEASVSYLLRENVSTVCLDMQSLEQRRRSIRDTEDMVTHHTLQQYLYKPRQEYKHLYSRHELTPNEDEKQDKEIFHRTMRKRLESFKSAKLGINQNKKAAKLYKRERAQKRRNSSIPNGKLPMENLAHNFVIKEKDLELSEPEEVTNYEETSGGIEFLANVTKDVTSESGAGIDNPVFSPDEDLDPSILSRVPPWLSPGETVVPSQRARVQIPNSPSNFRRLTPFRLSNKSVDSFLLADGPEEQLQPASPESTHM; the protein is encoded by the exons TCTTTCATCTGTCCCACAAGGTCACCAGTGTCGTCCCTGAGAGCGCTCTGCTCATCGTTCTGGGCCTGGTGCTGGGTGGCATCGTCTGGGCAGCTGACCACATTGCCTCCTTCACACTCACACCCACGCTCTTCTTCTTCTACCTGCTACCCCCCATTGTGTTGGATGCTGGATACTTCATGCCCAATCGACTCTTCTTTGGTAACCTGGGCACCATTCTGCTATATGCTGTCATTGGCACCATATGGAATGCAGCCACCACAGGATTGTCCCTCTATGGTGTCTTCCTCAGTGGCCTAATGG GTGAGCTGAAGATTGGACTCCTGGATTTCCTGCTTTTTGGTAGCCTCATTGCTGCTGTGGACCCTGTGGCTGTGCTGGCTGTGTTTGAGGAAGTCCATGTCAATGAAGTTCTTTTCATAATTGTTTTTGGAGAGTCACTGCTGAATGATGCAGTGACTGTG GTCTTGTACAATGTTTTTGAGTCTTTTGTGACGCTGGGTGGTGACAAGGTGACTGGCGTGGATTGTGTGAAAGGCATAG TGTCCTTCTTCGTGGTGAGCCTAGGGGGCACTCTGGTGGGTGTTATCTTCGCCTTCCTGCTGTCCTTGGTGACTCGCTTCACCAAGCATGTGCGTATCATCGAGCCTGGCTTCGTCTTTGTCATTTCCTACCTGTCTTATCTGACCTCCGAGATGCTGTCCTTGTCAGCCATCCTGGC CATCACCTTTTGTGGCATCTGCTGTCAGAAGTACGTGAAGGCCAATATCTCAGAGCAGTCGGCCACCACTGTGCGCTACACCATGAAGATGCTGGCCAGTGGAGCAGAGACCATTATCTTCATGTTCCTGGGCATCTCAGCTGTGGACCCCCTCATTTGGACATGGAACACGGCTTTTGTGTTGCTGACGCTGGTCTTCATTTCTGTATACCGAGCCATTG GTGTTGTTCTGCAGACCTGGATCCTGAATCGTTACCGCATGGTGCAGCTAGAGACCATTGACCAGGTGGTCATGTCCTATGGTGGCCTGCGTGGGGCAGTGGCCTATGCCTTGGTGGTGCTTCTGGATGAGAAAAAAGTCAAGGAGAAAAATCTGTTTGTTAGCACCACTCTCATTGTGGTCTTCTTCACAGTCATCTTTCAG GGCCTGACTATTAAGCCCCTGGTGCAGTGGCTGAAGGTGAAGAGGAGTGAACAGCGTGAGCCGAAGCTCAATGAGAAGCTACATGGTCGG GCTTTTGACCACATCCTCTCTGCCATTGAGGACATCTCAGGACAAATTGGACACAATTATCTCAGAGACAA GTGGTCCAATTTTGATAGGAAGTTCCTCAGCAAAGTCCTCATGAGAAGATCGGCTCAAAAATCTCGAGATCGGATTCTGAATGTTTTCCACGAGCTGAATTTGAAGGACGCTATTAGCTATGTGGCTGAG GGAGAGCGCCGTGGGTCCCTGGCCTTCATCCGCTCCCCAAGTACGGACAATATGGTCAATGTGGACTTCAGCACACCCCGCCCATCTACTGTGGAGGCATCTGTCTCCTATCTCTT GAGGGAGAATGTCAGCACTGTATGCCTGGATATGCAGTCCTTGGAGCAGAGGCGGAGGAGCATTCGTGACACTGAGGACATGGTCACCCACCACACACTGCAGCAGTACCTGTACAAGCCTCGGCAGGAG TACAAGCATCTCTATAGTCGGCATGAGCTAACACCCAACGAGGATGAAAAACAGGACAAGGAAATCTTCCACAGGACCATGAGGAAGCGCCTGGAGTCCTTCAAGTCAGCCAAGCTAGGCATCAACCAGAACAAGAAGGCAGCCAAGCTGTACAAGAGGGAGCGTGCACAGAAGCGG AGGAATAGCAGCATTCCTAATGGGAAACTTCCCATGGAGAACCTGGCACACAACTTCGTCATCAAGGAGAAAG ATTTGGAACTTTCAGAGCCTGAGGAGGTCACCAACTATGAAGAGACCAGTGGGGGCATTGAATTTCTGGCCAATGTCACCAAGGATGTAACCTCTGAATCTGGGGCAG GAATTGATAATCCGGTGTTCTCCCCTGACGAGGACCTGGACCCAAGCATCCTATCCAGGGTGCCGCCCTGGCTGTCCCCTGGGGAGACGGTGGTGCCCTCTCAGAGGGCCCGTGTCCAGATTCCCAACTCTCCCAGCAACTTCCGCCGTCTGACACCATTCCGCCTCAGCAACAAATCAGTGGATTCCTTCCTGCTGGCCGATGGCCCTGAGGAACAGCTCCAACCCGCTTCCCCTGAGTCCACACACATGTAA